A genomic segment from Arcobacter acticola encodes:
- a CDS encoding IS630 family transposase produces the protein MKNERIDARKLTTEQQQEKRNIAAKLFQRELPVKEIMEILDITQGVVYAWKKLYNDGGVKALKIKDRGVKKGTGAKLTKDQEYHIIKLIIDKNPQQLQFKFALWTREAVRQLIKQEIGEELPISTVGDYLKKWKFTSKKPIKRAYERKDEKTKAWLEEEYPKIKIQAKADGADIWWADETACVSLPTNLKGYAPIGSKNKPVLKHPARKFKINMISAITNTGKTMFALYDESVNVEKFIDFLQKVIESSEKKVYMIVDNLRVHHAKLVTAWIEKHKNRIAIFYLPPYSPDYNPDEYLNQDYKRNANKNRIPTNLTELRENTENYMDNLIKDTQKVSNFFKHPSISYAA, from the coding sequence ATGAAAAATGAAAGAATAGATGCAAGAAAATTAACAACAGAGCAACAACAAGAGAAAAGGAATATAGCTGCAAAATTATTTCAACGGGAATTGCCAGTAAAAGAGATAATGGAAATATTAGATATAACTCAAGGGGTAGTGTATGCTTGGAAGAAATTATATAATGATGGTGGAGTGAAAGCTTTAAAGATAAAAGATAGAGGTGTAAAAAAAGGGACTGGCGCAAAACTAACTAAAGATCAAGAGTATCATATTATCAAACTTATTATTGATAAAAATCCGCAACAACTACAATTTAAATTTGCTCTTTGGACAAGAGAAGCTGTAAGACAACTAATAAAACAAGAGATAGGAGAAGAATTGCCTATCTCAACAGTTGGGGATTATTTAAAAAAGTGGAAGTTTACAAGTAAAAAGCCAATCAAAAGGGCATATGAAAGGAAAGATGAGAAAACAAAAGCTTGGTTAGAAGAAGAGTATCCAAAGATAAAAATACAAGCTAAAGCTGATGGTGCAGATATTTGGTGGGCTGATGAAACTGCATGTGTATCATTACCTACTAATCTAAAAGGATATGCACCAATAGGAAGTAAAAATAAACCTGTACTAAAACATCCAGCAAGAAAGTTTAAAATAAATATGATTAGTGCAATAACTAATACAGGTAAAACAATGTTTGCTCTTTATGATGAAAGTGTAAATGTAGAGAAGTTTATAGATTTTTTACAAAAAGTAATTGAATCGAGTGAGAAAAAAGTATATATGATAGTTGATAATCTTCGTGTACATCATGCAAAACTTGTAACTGCTTGGATAGAGAAACATAAAAATAGAATAGCTATTTTTTATCTTCCGCCATATTCACCAGATTATAATCCAGATGAATATCTAAATCAAGATTATAAGAGAAATGCAAATAAAAATAGAATACCGACAAATCTTACAGAACTTAGAGAAAATACTGAGAATTATATGGATAATTTAATAAAAGATACTCAAAAAGTATCTAACTTTTTTAAACACCCAAGTATTAGTTATGCAGCTTGA
- a CDS encoding sensor histidine kinase → MLLMVFFYLLDESNMSYLYLSYFPEDIFDKKLLETNIENLSFTKLIDFDDKKILLIPLDKGVFAIVYEKTDVNFEFLLSMFQDLIVKLNISIDACLNVQRMKNKNAMLNSLTNELKEQQKQLIESDKYKNDFLANMSHELKTPLNSIIVISSIMAKNKNKKLDDEQIKNMKIINTCGNDLLFLINDILDISKIEAGEISLNLSKIDINKLIEELVSEMNPLANQKELTLEFTCFINEITLLSDSHRIKQILKNLLSNAIKFTQKGTVSIILEENTNDITIKVIDEGIGIAKDKLNHIFERFKQADGSTTRKYGGTGLGLAISKELAILLGGDIKAFSTLEKGSTFELILPKKTNIQNISDDKVTISSRENNTIIEDIVFFDMEEENIDIKNPIIEKNKDLLIINSDPAFFFPLAVSLKKENIKLDYSKSIEESYKKLDKSYDLLLLDDKDLNDEVEDFISYCLDKNINFLILSFKLMENNNKYVNKSLSKIELLNDILNKLEK, encoded by the coding sequence ATGCTTCTAATGGTTTTTTTTTATTTATTAGATGAATCAAATATGTCTTATTTATATTTATCTTATTTCCCCGAAGATATATTTGATAAAAAATTATTAGAAACAAATATTGAAAATTTATCATTTACAAAACTTATTGATTTTGATGATAAAAAAATATTATTAATTCCTTTAGATAAGGGAGTTTTTGCAATTGTTTATGAAAAAACAGATGTGAATTTTGAATTTTTATTATCTATGTTTCAAGATCTAATTGTAAAACTAAACATTAGTATTGATGCTTGTTTAAATGTTCAAAGAATGAAAAATAAAAATGCAATGCTTAACAGCTTAACAAATGAATTAAAAGAACAGCAAAAACAATTAATTGAATCAGATAAATATAAAAATGATTTTTTAGCAAATATGTCCCATGAATTAAAAACTCCCTTAAATTCAATAATTGTTATTTCATCAATTATGGCTAAAAATAAAAATAAAAAATTAGATGATGAACAAATAAAAAATATGAAGATTATTAATACTTGTGGAAATGATTTATTATTTTTAATAAATGACATTTTAGATATTTCAAAAATTGAAGCAGGGGAAATATCTCTTAATTTATCAAAAATTGATATAAATAAATTAATCGAAGAATTGGTATCTGAGATGAACCCCTTGGCAAATCAAAAAGAGCTTACTTTAGAATTTACTTGTTTTATTAATGAAATTACTCTTTTAAGTGATAGCCATAGAATAAAACAAATTTTAAAAAACTTATTAAGTAATGCAATAAAATTTACTCAAAAAGGTACTGTTAGTATTATTTTAGAGGAAAATACAAATGATATTACTATTAAAGTAATTGATGAAGGTATTGGAATTGCAAAAGATAAGTTAAATCATATTTTTGAAAGATTTAAACAAGCAGATGGAAGTACTACTAGAAAATATGGTGGTACAGGTCTTGGTTTAGCTATTTCAAAAGAATTGGCAATTTTATTAGGAGGAGATATTAAAGCTTTTTCTACTTTGGAAAAAGGTAGTACTTTTGAATTAATTTTGCCTAAAAAAACAAATATTCAAAATATTTCCGATGATAAAGTTACTATATCATCAAGAGAAAATAATACAATTATTGAAGATATAGTATTCTTTGATATGGAAGAGGAAAATATTGATATTAAAAATCCAATTATTGAGAAAAATAAAGACTTATTGATTATAAATAGTGATCCTGCTTTTTTCTTCCCCCTTGCTGTTTCTTTAAAAAAAGAAAATATCAAATTAGATTATAGTAAATCAATAGAAGAATCTTATAAAAAGTTAGATAAATCTTATGATTTACTGCTTTTAGATGACAAAGACTTAAATGATGAAGTTGAAGATTTTATATCTTATTGTTTAGATAAAAATATAAATTTTTTAATTTTATCTTTTAAACTTATGGAAAATAATAATAAATATGTAAATAAAAGCTTATCAAAAATAGAACTTCTAAATGATATTTTAAATAAATTGGAAAAATAA
- a CDS encoding transporter substrate-binding domain-containing protein → MRLLILLIITLNIFAQELGNYIGPTLSQLNYLNNKKELKLCIGPDSMPFEDFGENGEYIGLTSDYYKIFSKNLNIPINVVPVKTWKESIDLAKDRTCDIISAMQTEERKQFLNFTSPYLITPVVIATNNDKPFISDFKDLTNEKIGVPKSYAYVEELKKIYPNINYVEVPTIKDGLKKVIDGELYGQVGTLASIGYFFITDFIGSLKIAEKTDKVNLELGIGVRNDDPILFDILQNQVENIDESFHNKVLNNWINIKYNTSIDYTLVYQILFLVFILACFFIYKQLLLNKYNKKLIKDVEEKTKDYKIKNEELINSNQNFFDLLNTAIEAIVIFDDSNTLVKLNKSGKIMFNYYFDEESTSKKISDFIPDNFLFEVNIKLKDEIFEPFEINLLRSDKTIFPALISGKTILIENKIHTILSVVDLTQIKLQNEFIQQQAKLAQMGELLSMIAHQWRQPLTAISAASENLKLKLILNQVDNELIQDTTEDINKYTKYLSNTINDFKNFYKTNKSRETTNLNEMAEKSLNIIEDSITYKNIKIIKNFNSRSDIKTYMNEVTQVILTLLQNAEDILLEKQTQNPYIKINTFEDDEYLYLQVIDNGGGIPQDILDKIFDPYFSTKHEKNGSGLGLYFAKSIIENNCDALLTVENNQDEAVFTIRFKKE, encoded by the coding sequence TTGAGATTATTAATTTTATTAATAATAACACTTAATATATTTGCGCAAGAACTAGGAAATTATATTGGGCCTACGCTATCTCAATTAAATTATCTTAACAATAAAAAAGAACTAAAATTATGTATTGGCCCTGATTCTATGCCCTTTGAAGATTTTGGAGAAAATGGCGAATATATTGGACTTACATCAGACTATTATAAAATATTTTCTAAAAATCTAAATATCCCAATCAATGTTGTACCTGTTAAAACATGGAAAGAATCTATAGACTTAGCAAAAGATAGAACATGCGATATTATATCAGCTATGCAGACAGAAGAAAGAAAACAATTTCTAAATTTTACAAGTCCTTATTTAATTACACCTGTAGTAATTGCTACAAATAATGATAAACCTTTTATTTCAGATTTCAAAGATTTAACAAATGAAAAAATAGGTGTACCTAAAAGTTATGCTTATGTTGAAGAACTAAAAAAAATCTATCCTAATATAAATTATGTTGAAGTACCAACAATAAAAGATGGTTTAAAAAAAGTTATAGATGGTGAATTATATGGACAAGTTGGAACCTTAGCTAGTATTGGATATTTTTTTATCACAGATTTTATAGGTTCTCTTAAAATTGCAGAGAAAACAGATAAAGTAAATTTAGAATTAGGAATAGGAGTTAGAAATGATGACCCTATACTTTTTGATATCTTACAAAATCAAGTAGAAAATATTGATGAATCTTTTCATAACAAAGTACTGAACAACTGGATAAATATTAAATATAATACTTCTATTGATTATACTTTAGTTTATCAAATCCTATTTCTAGTATTTATTTTGGCATGTTTTTTTATATATAAACAATTACTTCTAAATAAATATAATAAAAAATTAATAAAAGATGTTGAAGAAAAAACAAAAGATTATAAAATCAAAAATGAAGAACTAATTAATTCAAATCAGAATTTTTTTGATTTATTAAATACAGCCATTGAAGCCATTGTAATATTTGATGATAGTAATACTCTTGTTAAGTTAAATAAATCAGGGAAAATCATGTTCAATTATTATTTTGATGAAGAATCTACAAGTAAAAAAATATCTGATTTTATACCAGATAATTTCCTGTTTGAAGTGAATATTAAACTAAAAGATGAAATATTTGAGCCCTTTGAAATAAACCTACTAAGAAGCGATAAAACTATTTTTCCAGCTTTAATTTCAGGAAAAACTATTTTAATAGAAAATAAAATTCATACTATTTTATCTGTTGTAGATTTAACTCAAATTAAACTTCAAAATGAATTTATTCAACAACAAGCAAAACTGGCACAAATGGGTGAACTTCTAAGTATGATTGCACATCAATGGCGGCAACCATTAACTGCCATCAGTGCTGCGAGTGAAAACTTAAAATTAAAATTAATTTTAAATCAAGTGGACAATGAATTAATACAAGATACTACAGAAGATATAAATAAATACACAAAATATTTAAGTAATACAATAAACGATTTTAAAAATTTTTATAAAACAAATAAATCACGGGAAACAACAAATTTAAATGAAATGGCGGAAAAATCATTAAATATTATTGAAGATTCCATAACATATAAAAATATAAAAATTATTAAAAACTTTAATTCAAGATCAGATATTAAAACTTATATGAACGAAGTAACACAAGTTATTTTAACTCTTTTACAAAATGCAGAAGATATTCTTTTGGAAAAACAAACGCAAAATCCATATATAAAAATAAATACCTTTGAAGATGATGAATATTTATATTTACAAGTAATTGATAACGGTGGAGGAATTCCCCAAGATATATTAGATAAAATTTTTGATCCTTATTTTTCAACTAAACATGAAAAAAACGGTTCAGGATTGGGATTATATTTTGCAAAAAGTATTATAGAAAATAATTGCGATGCTTTATTAACAGTAGAAAATAATCAAGATGAAGCTGTTTTTACAATAAGATTTAAAAAAGAATAA
- a CDS encoding NADPH-dependent FMN reductase: protein MAKIGILVASSNNNQKLGLKLKELALGQNCEVELINLVDLRLPLYSTVEEQENGIPESALDLATKILELKAFIIVAPEYNGVMPPVLNNAMAWTSRATKDWRDAFNEKIVALATHSGGGGAKGLQAMRIQFQHLGANILAREILTTYEKPLNEETAIAMINTLAKLSEA from the coding sequence ATGGCAAAAATAGGAATATTAGTTGCTAGTTCTAATAACAATCAAAAATTAGGATTAAAACTTAAAGAGTTAGCACTAGGTCAAAATTGTGAAGTAGAATTAATAAATTTAGTTGATTTAAGATTACCTCTTTATAGTACAGTTGAAGAGCAAGAAAATGGAATTCCTGAATCTGCTTTGGATTTAGCTACAAAAATATTAGAACTAAAAGCTTTTATTATTGTTGCTCCTGAATACAATGGTGTTATGCCTCCTGTACTTAATAATGCAATGGCGTGGACTTCTAGAGCTACAAAAGACTGGAGAGATGCTTTTAATGAAAAAATTGTAGCCCTTGCTACTCACAGTGGTGGTGGTGGAGCAAAAGGTCTTCAAGCTATGAGAATTCAATTTCAACATTTAGGTGCAAATATTCTTGCAAGAGAAATTTTAACTACTTATGAAAAACCTTTAAACGAAGAAACTGCAATTGCTATGATAAATACACTTGCAAAACTATCTGAAGCTTAA
- a CDS encoding ABC transporter substrate-binding protein, whose protein sequence is MIKILILFLFLFYSNIFAQEKKLSKVSLQLHWKYQFEFAGFIAAREKGFYKDAGLDVELKEYEFGQNIIEDVSLGKSNYGIYNSNILVEYIKKEPIQLISSYFKRSALVLITKPDIKYPKDLIGKKIMAVGKNDFDLNFNYIFSLQKIKIDDLNLIPHSFDVKDFAEDKVDAMTAFISDQPYKLDKLNIKYNLINPSEYGLFNLQLELFTSDNEVSLNRNRTEAFKKASLKGWEYALNHPQEIIEIILKKYNTQNLTKEFLENEAIYTDRLILPKMYEIGSIDEMFLFKQIDALYTDVSFTLNEKKQLVNDFIFSSTEDLDVKKSEKNYLLIKKAMPFLVIILIIFIFSQLLLKKYNKKLKKEVDDKTLEYKKKNQELINANQNFFDLLNTAIEAIAIFDENDNLVKLNKSGKLMFNYYFKKNSENKTISDFIPEDFISEVKDRLNNKIFEQVEINLLLLPQQNTIKIKLHN, encoded by the coding sequence ATGATAAAAATACTTATACTATTTCTTTTTCTTTTCTATTCAAATATCTTTGCACAAGAAAAAAAACTATCTAAAGTTTCTTTACAACTTCATTGGAAATATCAATTTGAGTTTGCAGGTTTTATTGCAGCACGTGAAAAAGGTTTTTATAAAGATGCTGGTTTAGATGTTGAGTTAAAAGAGTATGAATTTGGCCAAAATATAATAGAAGATGTAAGTTTAGGAAAATCAAACTATGGTATTTATAACTCAAATATTTTAGTAGAATATATAAAAAAAGAACCTATACAACTAATATCTTCATACTTCAAAAGATCGGCACTTGTTCTTATTACAAAACCTGATATAAAATATCCAAAAGATTTAATTGGTAAAAAAATAATGGCAGTGGGGAAAAATGATTTTGATTTAAATTTTAATTATATATTTTCTTTACAAAAAATTAAAATCGATGATTTAAATCTTATACCTCATAGTTTTGATGTGAAAGATTTTGCAGAAGATAAAGTTGATGCTATGACTGCTTTTATTTCAGATCAACCTTACAAACTAGACAAATTAAATATAAAATATAATCTTATAAATCCTAGTGAATATGGACTATTTAACTTACAGCTTGAACTATTTACCTCAGATAATGAAGTATCATTAAATAGAAATAGAACAGAAGCCTTTAAAAAAGCTAGTTTAAAAGGATGGGAATATGCTTTAAATCATCCTCAAGAAATTATTGAAATCATATTAAAAAAATACAATACTCAAAATTTAACAAAAGAGTTCCTAGAAAATGAAGCTATTTACACAGATAGATTAATTCTTCCAAAAATGTATGAAATTGGATCTATTGATGAAATGTTCTTATTTAAACAAATAGATGCACTATATACTGACGTAAGCTTTACTTTAAACGAAAAAAAACAACTTGTTAATGATTTTATTTTTTCTTCAACAGAAGATTTAGATGTGAAAAAAAGTGAAAAGAACTATCTTTTAATAAAAAAAGCCATGCCCTTTTTAGTAATTATATTAATAATATTTATTTTCAGTCAATTACTTCTAAAAAAATATAATAAAAAATTAAAAAAAGAAGTTGATGATAAAACCCTTGAGTATAAGAAAAAAAACCAAGAGCTTATAAATGCAAATCAAAATTTCTTTGATTTATTAAATACAGCAATTGAAGCTATTGCAATATTTGATGAAAATGACAATTTAGTCAAGTTAAATAAATCTGGGAAACTTATGTTTAATTATTATTTTAAAAAGAATTCTGAAAATAAAACAATATCAGATTTTATACCCGAAGATTTTATTTCTGAAGTAAAAGATAGACTAAATAATAAAATATTTGAACAGGTTGAAATAAATCTATTATTACTCCCCCAACAAAATACCATAAAAATCAAGCTGCATAACTAA
- a CDS encoding FeoB-associated Cys-rich membrane protein yields the protein MEDYFIYAIVLLALFFILKKTFGKSGCGCGSEGKCSSKK from the coding sequence ATGGAAGACTATTTTATATATGCAATTGTTTTATTAGCTTTGTTTTTTATTCTTAAAAAAACATTTGGGAAAAGTGGCTGTGGCTGTGGAAGTGAAGGAAAGTGTTCTTCTAAAAAATAG
- a CDS encoding sensor histidine kinase, with protein sequence MHLFFHFSYSNYIIILLYFIGGVIRSDKTIFPGLIAVKTIQIENKIHTIITIVDLTQIKLQDKFLQQQAKLAQMGELLSMIAHQWRQPLTAISAASENLKLKTLLNKIDNNTIHTATNDINKYTSYLSNTINDFKNFYKTNKSKELTNLNEMAEKSLNIIEDSITFRNIRIIKNLKSTSSIETFMSEVTQVILTLLQNAEDILLDKQTQNPYIKINTFENEKHLYLQVIDNGGGIPQDIIDKIFDPYFSTKHEKNGTGLGLYFAKSIIENNCDALLTVENNQDEAIFTIRFKKE encoded by the coding sequence TTGCATCTATTCTTTCATTTTTCATACTCAAATTATATCATAATATTACTGTATTTTATCGGTGGAGTAATAAGAAGTGATAAAACTATTTTTCCTGGTTTAATTGCTGTAAAAACAATTCAAATAGAAAATAAAATTCATACTATTATTACTATAGTTGATTTAACTCAAATAAAACTTCAAGATAAATTCCTTCAACAACAAGCAAAACTAGCACAAATGGGTGAACTTCTAAGTATGATAGCACATCAGTGGAGACAGCCTTTAACAGCTATTAGTGCTGCAAGTGAAAATCTAAAATTAAAAACACTATTAAATAAAATAGATAATAATACTATTCATACAGCAACAAATGATATCAATAAATACACAAGCTATTTAAGTAATACAATAAATGATTTTAAAAATTTTTATAAAACAAATAAATCAAAAGAATTGACAAATTTAAATGAAATGGCGGAAAAATCATTAAATATTATTGAAGATTCTATAACATTTAGAAATATAAGAATCATTAAAAATTTGAAGTCAACTTCATCAATTGAAACTTTTATGAGTGAAGTAACACAAGTTATTTTAACTCTTTTACAAAATGCAGAAGATATCCTTTTAGATAAACAAACGCAAAATCCATATATAAAAATAAACACCTTTGAAAATGAAAAACATCTGTATCTTCAAGTAATTGATAATGGTGGAGGAATTCCCCAAGATATAATAGATAAGATTTTTGATCCTTATTTTTCAACTAAACATGAAAAAAATGGTACAGGGTTAGGATTATATTTCGCAAAAAGTATTATAGAAAATAATTGCGATGCTTTATTAACAGTAGAAAATAATCAAGATGAAGCTATTTTTACAATAAGATTTAAAAAAGAATAA
- a CDS encoding IS1380 family transposase — protein sequence MAQTILNFKLQSTNEKLTPRTGVAIFGEYLKGINLESLCNTNLPLAKHPNGYTPFEFIYPLILMLHSGGRVLDDIKEIRLDTALSTLLKMDNIPTASAFTKYLHKHKTIGEDGIRKINKQFLKRFLKSIKSEELILDIDATFIEAHKNTAKWSYKNAPGYMPMVGHINGGYVIDVDFKEGNEAPASKNLEFIKQCQGQLPIGVKFDRFRADSASYQAAIFNHCDKENILFTVTAKKNKNVFDSIKDIKDDTWQFFSKREKVSEFTHTMQDTDNAFRMIVIKKDITPILPTMEEYISDEVMMQYQDEIYYCIATNDNDLSSEEIIKLHRQRGETSENKIKELKNGFNMSYLPTSNTQANAFYFAIGTLAYNLFLLFKQILDSNMQKHTVKTIRYKLYNIAGKVVSHAREITLKVNEQFKELLQNIRYRAYEESLQ from the coding sequence ATGGCACAGACTATCTTAAATTTCAAACTACAATCCACAAACGAAAAATTAACTCCTAGAACAGGTGTAGCAATATTTGGGGAGTATCTCAAAGGTATAAACCTTGAGAGTCTTTGCAATACAAACCTTCCTTTAGCTAAACATCCAAACGGATATACTCCGTTTGAATTTATTTATCCATTGATTCTAATGCTTCACAGTGGGGGTAGAGTTCTTGATGATATTAAAGAGATACGATTAGATACAGCACTCTCAACACTTCTAAAAATGGATAATATTCCAACAGCATCAGCGTTCACAAAATATCTTCATAAGCATAAGACTATCGGGGAAGATGGAATAAGAAAGATCAACAAACAGTTCTTAAAAAGATTTCTAAAAAGTATCAAAAGTGAAGAGCTTATCTTAGACATAGATGCTACATTTATTGAAGCACATAAAAATACTGCAAAGTGGTCTTATAAAAATGCACCTGGTTATATGCCTATGGTTGGACATATTAATGGCGGATATGTAATTGATGTTGATTTCAAAGAGGGTAATGAGGCACCTGCAAGCAAAAACTTAGAGTTTATCAAGCAGTGCCAAGGACAACTTCCAATCGGAGTAAAGTTTGATAGGTTTCGTGCTGATAGTGCTTCGTATCAAGCTGCTATTTTTAACCACTGCGATAAAGAAAATATTCTTTTTACTGTAACAGCTAAAAAGAACAAGAATGTATTTGATTCAATCAAAGATATTAAAGATGATACATGGCAATTTTTTTCCAAAAGAGAGAAAGTTTCAGAGTTTACACATACAATGCAAGATACAGATAATGCTTTTCGGATGATAGTAATTAAAAAAGATATAACACCGATTCTTCCGACAATGGAGGAGTATATATCGGATGAAGTGATGATGCAATATCAAGATGAGATTTATTACTGTATTGCTACAAATGATAATGATTTAAGCTCTGAAGAGATTATTAAACTTCATCGTCAACGTGGTGAAACAAGTGAGAACAAGATTAAAGAGTTAAAGAATGGCTTTAATATGAGTTATCTTCCAACATCCAACACACAAGCAAATGCCTTTTACTTTGCCATTGGTACTTTAGCATATAATCTGTTTTTACTATTCAAACAGATTTTAGACTCTAATATGCAAAAACATACAGTAAAAACAATCAGATACAAGCTTTATAATATCGCAGGTAAAGTAGTTTCACATGCCAGAGAGATAACTCTAAAAGTTAATGAACAGTTTAAAGAATTGTTACAAAACATCAGATACAGAGCTTATGAAGAGAGCTTACAATGA
- a CDS encoding PhoH family protein, producing MKEKVYVLDTNIILQNLQNLYKISDNKTNHIVIPETVLLELEDKKKLTSELGFYSRDFARLLAKMKIKEVDYKLGFKVVKLFNDEINIDIISKDKYDTVIEQIHISESNDKRIIEVASIAQEYYKGCQTIFLSLDVYARTFALFKSIKTETLHDDKSTVPKFNFVKSMELDSSLFNSLENKDISLIDKEYEPENFAYSFESKDGNTEYALIINGKIDVLKENDFKSLNVKPVNLKQKLFTKAILSNMYELLVIDAKAGSGKTLMSVVSSMRLIDLGLYDKIVYVRNSIESLDKGADIGYLAGNDEKFRIYNMALQDTLEFIAKKHLKKSENKENQESIESKISELQSRYCIETLWPGEARGRTLSSAIVIMDEWQNSSEKTTQLILSRLDESCMAIVIGSNRQIDNLYLNKYNNGLTTLLKQTNVLHPELKMFAIELEKAVRGKFAQFTERIFENRKD from the coding sequence ATGAAAGAAAAAGTATATGTCCTAGACACAAATATCATCTTACAAAATCTTCAAAATCTCTACAAAATTTCAGACAATAAAACTAACCATATAGTAATCCCAGAGACAGTTCTTCTTGAATTAGAGGATAAAAAGAAACTGACTAGTGAACTAGGATTTTATTCAAGAGATTTTGCAAGATTATTAGCAAAGATGAAAATAAAAGAGGTTGATTATAAACTTGGCTTTAAAGTTGTGAAACTTTTTAATGATGAGATTAATATTGATATTATTTCAAAAGATAAATATGACACTGTAATTGAGCAAATACATATTTCTGAATCAAATGATAAAAGAATCATAGAAGTTGCTTCAATAGCCCAAGAGTATTACAAAGGCTGCCAAACAATCTTTTTATCCCTTGATGTATATGCAAGGACATTTGCACTATTTAAAAGCATCAAAACAGAAACATTGCATGATGATAAATCAACAGTTCCAAAGTTTAATTTTGTAAAAAGTATGGAATTGGATTCATCTTTATTTAATAGTTTGGAAAATAAAGATATTAGTCTAATAGATAAGGAATATGAGCCTGAGAACTTTGCTTATAGTTTTGAAAGCAAAGATGGAAATACTGAATATGCACTTATTATTAATGGGAAAATTGATGTTCTAAAAGAGAATGATTTTAAATCATTAAATGTAAAACCTGTAAATTTAAAACAAAAACTATTTACAAAAGCAATATTGTCAAATATGTATGAGCTTTTAGTTATTGATGCAAAAGCAGGAAGCGGAAAAACTTTAATGTCAGTGGTAAGTTCAATGAGACTTATAGATCTAGGACTATATGACAAAATAGTATATGTTAGAAATTCTATTGAATCCCTTGATAAAGGTGCTGATATTGGATATTTAGCAGGGAATGATGAAAAATTTAGAATCTATAATATGGCTTTACAAGATACCTTAGAGTTTATTGCAAAAAAACATCTTAAAAAAAGTGAAAATAAAGAAAATCAAGAATCAATAGAATCAAAAATTAGTGAATTACAATCAAGATATTGTATTGAAACTTTATGGCCAGGTGAAGCTAGAGGAAGAACACTAAGTAGTGCTATTGTTATTATGGATGAGTGGCAAAACTCAAGTGAAAAAACAACACAGTTAATACTTTCAAGATTAGATGAATCTTGTATGGCTATTGTAATTGGCTCAAATAGACAAATAGATAACTTATACTTGAATAAGTATAATAATGGTCTTACAACCCTCTTAAAACAAACAAATGTGCTACATCCTGAGCTTAAAATGTTTGCAATAGAATTAGAAAAAGCAGTTCGTGGTAAATTTGCTCAGTTTACTGAAAGAATTTTTGAAAATAGAAAAGATTGA